In the genome of Candidatus Binataceae bacterium, the window CTGCTTCGAGGCGTGCCCGCGGTCGGAAGCGTGACCGTGCTCACCCTGTTGGCTCATCGACCTGAGCCCGGCACACTCAGCCGGCGAAAGATCGCGGCTTTGGTTGGAGTGGCTCCATTCAATCACGACAGCGGGAAGCTCAAGGGCACACGCGCGATTTGGGGCGGTCGCGCCCAGGTCCGCGCGGTGCTCTACATGTGCACGTTAGGCGCGACTCGCCGCAATCCGCTGTTGCGAGCCTTTTATGCGCGATTGATTGCGGCGGGCAAGAAACCCAAGGTCGCTCTCACCGCATGCATGCGCAAATTCCTCGTCATGCTCAATGCTGTGCTCCGACAACGAACGCCGTGGAACCCTGAACTTGCGGCCCTCTCCTCCCCTTTTCCGCCCAACGCGGCGGCGCGTCATGACTGCCGGATCCATCGGCACAGCTTGACATCGGAGACAGTCACTGCCCATCTTGCGCCGTGTTCGAACTCCACCGCGTAATCCAATCGCCGCCTGGTCCCGCTGACTCGGTTGGTCCAAGAACACCATGGCGACTTAGCTGGACGCATCGGGTTCGAGCCAAATGCTACTTGAGGACCTCCAAATCGCCGGTGACGAAAGCCAGCGCAGTGTGGCCGTTTTTGCTCACCACCGTATGCGTGCATCCGTCTGCATTGTAGCTCAGGTTTCCGGTCCGCAGCTCGCCCGATTCGTCGAAGTTCGAGCCTTCGATCATGAAGAGCAGCTCGTCACCGATATGCCTGTGCCGTGGCAGCTTCCCGCCCGGCTCCCAGCGGGCATAGATGGCGCGCCGCTTCGTGGCTGGATCACTCCAAAAATGCTTCGCGCGTATGCCGGGCATAAAGTCGGTCCATTGGATGTCGCTCAGCACGATAGTCTGCGAGGAAGGTGCAGCGCCGATCTCTTTGGCGGGTTCCACGTTACCGCTGATAATAGCGTACACGGTCGCGCCATTTCTGCTCGTGACGCTGTGGATACATCCGTTGGGGCGATAGCCGACGCTGCCCGCCGCGACGGCGCCAGATTCATCGCTGATCGATCCTTCAATCACGTAGAGTAGCTCGTCGCCGACATGGCGATGCATCGGCAGCGATGCGCCCGGCTCGAACCTCGTGAGCTGCGCCCGGCGCTTGGTCGCGGTATCGGTCCAGAGCATCTTCGCCTTGATGTTGGGCATCATGGTTTCCCATGCGATCTCGGCGACTTCGATAATCTGCGATCGAGTCGATGCCTCGGCTGCCATGGTTCCTATCCTCTGATGCAAGCTGCGAGCGTGATGCGTTGTTACGCTGCATCGAGGTGCGCTGTCAAACCTCGATGAACAGCCGAAACTTGTTGGACGGCGCGGCTAGACTCTGGCTACTGCTTTCTTCAGGTCGTTTATGAACGATGCGCCCGCTTCCCCGGATCTAGGCACACGCGTTGTTAACCTCCCGATCCACACATCGGCCTTCAGTGCGATTGTGTCTGAACGTGAGCATTTACCAACGCTCTCGACGACCTCGTGCCTTCCGTTGGCGCCCGGCGCTGACTTCAACTCGCCCAAATCAGTTCCCAGCTCACATTGTTTCCGCGCGCTGCGGGGGGTGCGGTCATGACTGCCGGATCCATCGGCACAGCTTGACATCGGAGACAGTCGCTATCCACTCCATGCGGTGGGATTCAGTCCTTTTTCGATATGGTATCAGAGATACTACCAACCGGGGTTGTCCTGATGGCGCCAGTCGCCCCGGCATCCTACGGCGCAACCCTTATCTACAATCCCGTCGCTAATCAGTGGATGCCTGCAGGAGAGCTCCAGCATGGGTGCAACATGTGGGAGGCAACTTGGGTGAAGCTGGCTGATGGCAGCATTCTTGCGCTTGATAGCCAGGCTACTACGACTGAGCGCTATGTCGGCTCTTCTTGGGTGTCGGACTCAAACGTACCTGTTATGCTGTACAGTGGTACGTATCCTAACGGGAATGAAGAAGGGCCGTCATTATTACTTCCAATGGCAACGCCATCTTCATTGGAGCGACGGATTTTACTGCAATCTATAAGCCAGGACCCGGAGGTACCGCTCCGGGTTCATGGGCTGCGGGACCATCGTTGATATTGCCTACATCCGGACCGGGCAGTACTCCGGTTCCGTTGGGGGCACCCGATGCTCCAGGTGCGAACTTGATGAACGGGAAGATTTTGCTGACGCTTTCTGCAGAACCGACGAGCACGAACCCGAAATCGAACCCGCACTTCTTCTACGAGTACGATTCTGTGAGCAATAGCTTCAACCAGATCCACGCTCCCAACGGAACTTGGAGCGACTGCGGCACAACCGACGGTAGCTACATGCTCGACTTGCCAGATGGGGCCATTCTCTATAGCCCTAGCTGCACCAGCGAACCTGCGCTTTATGTTTATCAGCCGGACGGCGCGCCTCTACAGCAAGCCCAGCCGCAGATCAGCGCGATCAATATAAATTCAGATGGTTCGTACCACTTAGTGGGAACCCAGTTGAACGGGATATGGGAAGGTGCGTCCTTTGGCGATGATGCTCAAATGGCTACGGACTATCCACTCGTGCGATTCATCAGCAGCACAGGAATTGTCCAATATGCAAGGAGTTATAATTGGAGCACCACAAGCATAGCGCCGGGGGCACCTGGCACCACCGAGTTCGTGCTACTCAAAGGTATTGAGCCTGGCACCTACTCGGTCCAATTAGTTGCCAATGGCGTTGCCTCATCGTCGTTTTGCTTTACCGTAGGAAAGTGCCCACTGAACGAGGTATGGGACCAGGTTCTCACCATTTGTGTACCAGCCCCGAAGTGCCCGGCGGGTTGCAGGTACGGCTGCATTTACACCCCCCAGCGGAGGGCAGCCGCCCACTCTGGTATGCAGACCTCAGCCACCTTTACTGCCAAACTGATAAACGAGGTTTAAGAAAGCATAACTGTTTTTACGCAAAGAGTTGTTTTGGCCCTTCTTGTTTTCTTTCCGATCACAATTTTGGGATCGGGTATGGGGTTTTCGCCAGCCTGGCTTTTCTTGCTGTCCCCCAACCCGCGTCCCTGACGTGAAGCTCGCGGTGATAGTGCCGATGCTCAACGAGGAGCGCGCGATCGCTACGACCTTGCGTGCGCTGCGCATCGGCGCGCCAGTCGCCGAAATAATTGTCGCCGACGGCGGTAGTAACGACGACAGCGTCGCGATCGCGCGGACGCTCGCCGATACGGTCATCACCGCGCCGCGCGGGCGGGCGCGGCAGATGAACGCCGGCGCCGCCGCCGCGCGCGGCGATGTGCTTGCGTTCGTGCATGCGGATACGCTCGTGCCTACGGATTTCGCCGGCCAGATCGCTGCGGCGCTCGATGATCCAGCGATCGTGGGCGGGCGTTTCGACGTTCGGCTGAACGCGGCATCTCCCTCGTATCGGTTGCTGAGCACATTGATCAATTGGCGCTCGCGGGTGATGCGCAGTGCGACCGGCGACCAGGCGATTTTCGTCCGGCGCGAAGTCTTCGAGCGGCTCGGCGGCTATCCCGATATCAAAATCTGCGAGGACGTGGCCTTGGTCCGACGCCTGCGCCGCGCCGGACGCCTGGCCTGCCTACGCGCGCGCGTGACTACGTCAGCCCGGCGCTGGCAGTCGCGCGGATTAATTCGCACCGTCTTGACGATGTGGACCATCAAATCGCTGTTCCTGCTCGGCGTCTCGCCCGCCTGGCTCAAGCGGCATTACTTTGATGCTCGTTGATGGCAGGCAGAACGCAGGGGAGTTGCTAGTGATGAGTCGCGGGCAGCGGCACGATGCCGCCACGCAAACTCGACACGTGAAGCGCAGCCGCGCTGGCGTCCACACTAATCGCGCCATCCTCGTCGGTGCGCAGCACCGTGATGTCCGCCGCGCGATAACGGTCCAGCACCTCACTCGCAGGAAAATGAAAGCGGTTGTGAGCAGCGAGTGAAATCACCGCCAGTTCGGGATAGACCGCAGCGAGCCACGCGGCGCTCGACGAGGTGCGGCTGCCATGATGCGGCACTTTCAAAATTGTCGCGCGCAGATCGGCGCCGGAAGCGATCAACTGATGCTCGCCCTTGCTTTCGAGGTCGCCGGGGAAAAGCACCACCGTCGGGCCATATTTCAGTTGCAACACCATAGATGAATCATTGCGTTTCAACTCCGCGTGGTTGGCCAGCGGTCCGAGACAGCGGACGTCGGCACCGCCGATTATCAGGGGCGTCGACGCCGAGTTGCAGACACGGTTAAGCGCACCCGCCGCCCTCATTACGTTGAGCAACTCAGTGTCGTCGAGGCTGTCCGTGACGCTGGTCCAGAATTCAGCAGGTGAAAAATTGTGCGCGATGAATAGCAGGCCGCCGAAGTGATCCCGATCAGGATGACTCAGCGTCACATAATCGACGTGCATGATCTTCTGCGACCAGAG includes:
- a CDS encoding IS110 family transposase, coding for MTNNQRGIGALVKRLKKLRVSRIVLEASGSYEIAAASELAAGGLPVAVVNPRQVRDFARATGRLAKTDAIDARVLAHFAEIIQPQTRPLPDAQTRELMALVARRRQVVEMLTAESNRHGRAVGCVNRAIAAHLRWLRKQLADLDVALEKAIRNSPLWSEKAQLLRGVPAVGSVTVLTLLAHRPEPGTLSRRKIAALVGVAPFNHDSGKLKGTRAIWGGRAQVRAVLYMCTLGATRRNPLLRAFYARLIAAGKKPKVALTACMRKFLVMLNAVLRQRTPWNPELAALSSPFPPNAAARHDCRIHRHSLTSETVTAHLAPCSNSTA
- a CDS encoding cupin domain-containing protein codes for the protein MAAEASTRSQIIEVAEIAWETMMPNIKAKMLWTDTATKRRAQLTRFEPGASLPMHRHVGDELLYVIEGSISDESGAVAAGSVGYRPNGCIHSVTSRNGATVYAIISGNVEPAKEIGAAPSSQTIVLSDIQWTDFMPGIRAKHFWSDPATKRRAIYARWEPGGKLPRHRHIGDELLFMIEGSNFDESGELRTGNLSYNADGCTHTVVSKNGHTALAFVTGDLEVLK
- a CDS encoding TIGR04283 family arsenosugar biosynthesis glycosyltransferase — its product is MKLAVIVPMLNEERAIATTLRALRIGAPVAEIIVADGGSNDDSVAIARTLADTVITAPRGRARQMNAGAAAARGDVLAFVHADTLVPTDFAGQIAAALDDPAIVGGRFDVRLNAASPSYRLLSTLINWRSRVMRSATGDQAIFVRREVFERLGGYPDIKICEDVALVRRLRRAGRLACLRARVTTSARRWQSRGLIRTVLTMWTIKSLFLLGVSPAWLKRHYFDAR